The sequence below is a genomic window from Nitrospirota bacterium.
TGCCTCTCTGGTGACCTTTCATTTAAAAACCTTTCAGGCCTTTGGGCTGTTAACCGCCTTTGGCATTTTATCGGCCGTGGTTTTGGAGCTGAGTTTTATTCCGGCTTTTAGGATCATGATTAAACCAGGAGTCAAAGCCGCGCGTGAAACTCCCTCGTCCCTGGACCGGGTTTTGGCGTCATGGGGTGCCGCGATACCCAGGCAAAAATTCAAGATTCTTCTGGCCGGGGTCTTATTTTTAGTCATCAGCTTGGTGGGGGCCTCCCAGGTCAGGGTCAACAACAGCCTCAAAAATCAGTTTTTTGAAAAAACAGAACTCCGTCAAAGCGACCGGGCCATCAACCAGGCGTTTGGCGGCACCTCTACCTTTTATATTTTGATCGACGGCAAAAAAGCCGACCGGTTAAAAGACCCCGGCATTATGGCGGGCATCGAGGGGCTTCAGCGCCTTCTTGAATCGATTCCGGGGGTTGGAAAAACCCAATCTTACGTCGATTATTTAAAAAAGATGAACCGGTCGATTCATGGGGGAGACCCGGTCTGGGAGAAAATACCGGAATCCCGCCAAGCCGCGGCGGAATACCTTTTTCTCTATTCGATCTCCGGAAACCCGGCGGACTTTAACCGTTTGGTCAATTACGATTACCAGCAGGCGGTCATCTGGACTTTTTTAAAAACAGACAGCACCGATCTGGCGGAGCGGCTCATTAAAGAGGTCGAAGCGTATAAACCAGGTCATTTTGACTCCGATATTTCGGTCGGGGTGGCGGGAAGCTCTCCCGTGACCGTCGCGCTCAACGAAACCATGGTGAAGGGAAAAGTTCAAAATATCCTTCAGGTCAGCGGTTTAACCTTTGTCATCGCCTCTCTGGTTTTTCGTTCATTGTTAGGGGGGCTCCTGGTCCTCATCCCGGTGCTGTTAGCGGTATTTATTAACTTTGGCATTATGGGTTTCTCAGGCCTCACCCTTGGAATTGGAACGGCGACCATTTCAGCCATGTCGGTGGGTTTGGGGGCGGACTATGCGATTTATTTCATTTTCCGCCTTAAAGAAGAGTTTAAGAAGTTTTCAGATATAGATCCAGCGAGCAAAGCGAGCGAGAGGGGGGGGCTCCATCCGGCTTTGCCGGTGGGGGGGGCGACGCAAGCCCCTTTGGAATCGGCAATCTCAAAAACCATGAGTACTGCCGGAAAATCGATCCTGTACGTCGCCTTTGCCATTTCAGCCGGGTGTGCCACCTTGATATTTCCCGGCTATTATTTGCATGCCGAAGGGATTTTAGTTCCGCTGGCGATGTTAACAAGTTCCTTAGGCGCCATTTCGCTGATTCCCGCTCTGATGGCCTGGCTTCGCCCTAAATTCATTTTCGGCCCCGCAAAAATGATGTAGGCGTAACGGGATTCATGCGTTTGTTCTTTCAGATTAAAGATCATGTAGGGTCTTTGTGAATTTTTTTTTCTTCATATTTTGGAGTTTCATTGTACTAACGTTTTCCAATCAGCCCGTTTTAGGACAATTTGCTCCCTCTGTTCCTGAGACGCCAGCCTTTTCTACAACTTTTGAAAACTCTTCCACCTCTCCTCCTTTTGCCGCTACACCCGGCTTTTTCTCTGCTCCGGGCTCAGAAGGATCGACTCCTGCTTTTTCTTCGACCCCTGCGGAAAAAGGAACCGCGGGCCCCTCTTTTTCCACAACACCCGCTTTTTCTCCTACTTCATTGGGTTACGCGACGACCTCTCCGGCGCAGGCGACCCTCCCTCCGCTGGAAGATTTCCCCTTAAAACCGCTGGAGTGGAGCAAATGGAGCGTCGGCCTTCTGGTGGGCCTTTATCACCCGTCGCTGGAAACGTTAAATCACATACTCTCCGATAACCGTATTGGGATTCTTCAAGATCCCAATTTCCTTCTTCCCGGGAACCCGGATTTTCCAAGTACCAGAAGAAATATTGTCGCTCCAGATATTTTCGGTCTGGCAGAAGTCGGAATCGAGGTTAACCTGGAGATCAATCCAAAATATTCGTTTTCCATTGCCGGTTCCCAATGGGCGGGGGAATCCCGCGCGGAAGATTCAGCGACCATCTTCACCCGGTCTAACCAGCCTCCCAGCATCGTCCCGCGGGATGCCCGTTACCATGTCACCATTAAACAGCTCTGGTGGGGATTAAGGTATCATTTATTCAATGAGCCGGGGGTTAAAAAGGTTTATTTTAACATCGGAATTATCGGGATTTCACATGCTGACTTTACGATGGATGCCCTTGAAAGGGTGATCACCAACAACAACCTCAGCTTTGATTCCGTCAGCGTGACGGAGGCTTCGGGGTATGGGTTTACCACCCGCTTCGGGGCGGGGGGGGAATACTATTTTCAAAAATGGCTCTCCGTCGGGGCTAATGTCAATTACGTCGTCGGCAAAATCTCGACACTCAAGGTCACCCGGTTTTTTGCCAGCGGCTTTGCGGAGCCGCCCCCCGCCCCTCCTGATTCCCTCCCTCCCGATCCCACCATCCACATTCCGGAGCCGGCCAAAACTCCTGTCCCGGGAGATTCCATTACCTATGTTCCGGTGACCACCATAGGGGCCGCCGATGTTCTGCAGGGGACCCCTCAGGACCTCGCCCTTGACCTGGATGGCTTTGACGTCACGTTTTATATCCAGTTTCATTTCTAGAAAACAGAGTTTTTCTTTTTGTAACCCTTCCGTAACCCTTCAGTGAAACGGGGCGATACACACGAAAGGGCCTGGTGTGACCTGAAAGGAGACTTCGGCGAAGTTTGTTGATCCCGCCATAATGTAAAGTCCAGAAATGAGGATAACTTCGTCGGCGTCGGAGAGACGGTCATTCCAGGCCCTTGAGAACCCTTGACTGAAGAGTTACTTCTTTTCTTACCCAGGAACATAGATATAGGATTTGCAACTCCTTGTTTTGCCTGTCATCGCGAGCACCCGTAGGGTGCGTGGCGATCTCGGTTCACGATGGCGAGATTGCTTCGCTTCGCTCGCAATGACAACTTTCTATCTTTTAGGGTCTTACTTTTTTCTTGACCCAAGAACAGAGTTAGAAAGCTGTCATTGCGAACAAAGTGAAGCAATCTCAAGACTTTACGATAAGATTGCCACGCACCCTTCGGTGCTCGCAATGACATGATTAATAAGTGGGTGCGAAGTCTATCGCTGGTCTTCAGTTATAAAAGATGTGCTATCGGTTATGCAAAAAAGTAATTAGGGAGATCTGGAAATTGTAAAAGATTGGATACCATTATTTTATAGAGATTTTAGAAAATGGAGATCTGAAAATGGCGAGGCAATCGGTGGTCGCGTGGAAAAAAACAGTGGTCCTGGGTTTCTTACTCTTCGTCGGGATGGCGGCGTTCACCGCTCTGGCCCCCTCAACGGCCAAAGCCGCTTCGTGCGATACTGCCGGGGCGACCGTCCCTTGTTCCGAAGACAAAACCCTGGACGGCTGCACCCAATGCCACAGTATGCAGATCGCTGGAGGAAACCGCAGCGGAGGCGTCGCGACGACAGATCGCTATATTAACCTCAGCGCAAGCGCTCAACGGCATATCCTCGATCCCCGGGTCACGGATTGGACGTTTATCATT
It includes:
- a CDS encoding MMPL family transporter is translated as MIKKYVNWLVDHPYRVIFIVTLITLFFAFQLHNLFMILDPKRILPQDHPFVQLNNQIEKTFGGSRVVVIGVSVKEGDIFNPVTLAKIKRITEAVKKVPGILEENVVSIADRKIKFINASAGGMDIRPMMSEVPATKEGLEELKKNLYSNDLYVKSLVSEDGKSAAIITDFRSGVLSPTGSGSKPGSTAGGNPWWNPDGTPDKKNLQPVSPGGEPGSGGIEGDPASKASERGGLQPASPVGGATQAPNKWWNGDKKGASSPTAKGGTTYDVLFGMVNRLIYGSSPWPIGGDNPYWTSDSTIYKKLHSIIDLEKDGNTEVYLGGLPVALSFLEADTNVMNGIVFPIAFVIIMGVLFLSFKSLQGMVIPILTALLSVVWALGLVGLLGIPLDPFTKTLTPLLIVAIAAGHSIQILKRYYEEYAVSQNHREAVRESTLKMAPIMLTAGLVASASFASLVTFHLKTFQAFGLLTAFGILSAVVLELSFIPAFRIMIKPGVKAARETPSSLDRVLASWGAAIPRQKFKILLAGVLFLVISLVGASQVRVNNSLKNQFFEKTELRQSDRAINQAFGGTSTFYILIDGKKADRLKDPGIMAGIEGLQRLLESIPGVGKTQSYVDYLKKMNRSIHGGDPVWEKIPESRQAAAEYLFLYSISGNPADFNRLVNYDYQQAVIWTFLKTDSTDLAERLIKEVEAYKPGHFDSDISVGVAGSSPVTVALNETMVKGKVQNILQVSGLTFVIASLVFRSLLGGLLVLIPVLLAVFINFGIMGFSGLTLGIGTATISAMSVGLGADYAIYFIFRLKEEFKKFSDIDPASKASERGGLHPALPVGGATQAPLESAISKTMSTAGKSILYVAFAISAGCATLIFPGYYLHAEGILVPLAMLTSSLGAISLIPALMAWLRPKFIFGPAKMM